The nucleotide sequence CGGGAGAAACGCTTTGGTTCGCTGGATTCGGCGTCGCACTTGGATGCGGTGTCGTCTGTGAAATCCCAGCCCCGGtgcttctctgcgtgcgGTTCGCCTGAACGTCGCTGGCGGAGctgtcctcgtcgctgtcccTCACCAAAAGCTGCTGGAATCGCGACGTCATTCACGACTCGAACAAAAGGAGCGCGAGGGGCGTCAGGTGTCGAGGCGATAACGGGGAAAAAGCAAAGATGTGCCGTGCCACGTGTGTGGCGGCTTGCATGACTCGCCAGCGCAGGTGTGGGCGATGCGTGAAATGcgtgttttgttttcttgggGCCTTTTTCCGTTTCGACGGCGGCTCCTATGCAAGGTTCTTCTTGTCAgtacggaggaggaggagggcttCAATCACCGTCGAGCTGTGTCACTCTACTCGTCAGGGACGGGAGTTCTCTTGGGTGGGTGTGCaggtatgtgtgcgtgtgcggggggagggtgcgtaggagagcgcgcgtgagaagaggagagaaggaagacAAGTACTACGGAGTGAGCAAAGGCATCTCAGCAGACACGACTGTGCTGAAACTGTCGACTAAACGTCTGAAAAAGGGGGATGAATGGTAGATGAGAGAGGCGAATTCGACGCTTGTGAGCATGTGCATGtccctgtgtgcgtgcgtgcgtgtgtatgtgtgtgctttcaCATTTCTGTATGTACGTGCTGTTGTGCTCGCTTCTCGCTGGCGCACTCATGAACGGTGGTTGGAGGAGTTGCCAAGAAGGTCACGACGCACCACAACAAAGAAGGGGAGTGACGGGCGAGACAACGCGATTTCAGTGCACCGGGGTgaatacgcacacacacacaaaacaaaggaaGAGGCAGAGCGCGTGGAAGCGCACACTGTCCACATCTGGCCAGCCAGGAAGACAACACGAACCGacgagaacgaaaaaaaaaaacgatacGCGCTctcggcacacgcacccatGATATATGGGCTGAACGGTGCGttgtggcggcgatgcgtATCAGCTGTACATACCACGAGGTGAGCAAGGGAAGGATGGAAGACACAAACAACAGCAGTGAACTACGGAAGCGCgacagaaaaagaaggaaacgcaaaagaaaagcaagGTGGCAGACGCAGCGTGCAAGCGAACCAGAGACGGCAatgaaggcggcggccatcacagacacgcacgtcTATGCCaaacagcgccgccgcagagccgCATAGAGAAAGAGTCCAACGCTGCACGGCAAGAACAAAGAGAagggcaacagcagcacggcgagcGAAATGCGCTCTACATCAACGGTACAACGAGGTGCGAAGAAGAACTAAAAGAGTagcacggcgccgcctccgttCCCGCTCTGTATGGCAGAGACAAAAGCGCGGGCAATCAATCGTACAAGGTAGCATCAGccggggaagaggagggggtatGCCGGCATGCACGccgaacacgcgcacaagggtgggtgtggggagGATAAAGTCAACGccaaaaagagaagcggAGGCGTAGCACAATGCTGCTtttctcctctccgtctccatcCTCAGTCTCTGTCTTCCAAAGCCGAAGACCGGCACTGCCATACAAGGCACTGCgcgtgcccctcccctcttcaaaaaaaaaaaagaaatgcCCAACAGAGTCAGTTGTCAGGACTTGATGCCCTTCGGCAGCTCTTTGGAAGACGGCCGTTTGTGGTAGTCCGTGTACCCTTCCTCGCCTTCCAGCTCCTCTtccatcgccgccgatgTCAAGTCCACGTCGCTCGTGTACACGTCCTCCTGTGCATGACGCCATTTCTGTTCCTGCTGGTCTTGCTGGCGGGCGTAGGCGTCGTTGAGCTCAGTACATCGCACTGGCGACAGCGGAACAGCGTCTTCgaagtcgtcgtcgtcttcctcctccgcgtcgcAGCCGGGGCGCACGTTCACAACGGGAACAGCGTTCGGTTGAGGGTGCAGCGGCCTCGTCGCCTTAAGGTGCGGCGGAGACACGAGAACGCCGGAGTCACCGCTGTCGCTCGCGCAACTCATGTCAACGCCGCCCAGCGGACTCGGATTCAGTGGCGGAGGCAACGCGCGGTTCCGCATCGATATCGGCGACCGCGCCCCCGGGTCACGTGGGTTTTCTATCGCAGACAGTGCCGAGGCAGCGGTCGTCGGTGAGGTAGGGGCGCTagcaccgccggcgctgctcacgcgCCTGCGCTGAAGGAGGTCTttgaggtgctgcagcatctCCGCATACCCCTCCATCGAGCTCTGAACGCCGGCCCCGCCACCGGTTGATGGTttgggcgacggcggtgcaccAGCATGGGCcgatggcggagctgctcgcgatggagcagcgccgcggttAACGTCACCCAACGAAAGCGCTGTCACGTGCGCCGCCGAAGGTCGAGCTGCTGCGTTATCGCGAGGCACCGGAGTCTTCCTGTCATAGCCGGAAGGCACCTCCGACCTGGGAGACGCCGCAGCCTCCGTGGCTCGTGTCATGagccgcggcgccagcggaACCGACGCAGACGAAGACGTCGACCCCTGCCGTGGTCGCTGTtgcatccgctgccgctgcttcagtAGCGCAAGCTGCCCTCCAGGATTGACCTCCTCCctggcgccgccctccgccctcaTGGCCTTGTCTTGCTGCGCACGCAaactgcgcagcgcctccagcgtATTCGGCACGGCGGACACCTCTGCGTGGTGCGGCTTGCGGTGCTCATCCACCAAGACCCGTTCGTCTTCACGAGAGGGTTGCTCACGCCTCATACCACGGTACAAGGCGGCTTCTTCCAATCGGTATCGTGGATGGTTGCGACGCGCCCCACGCTCGTGCTCAGGAGAGGTGATGATCGCCGGCAGATCCTTCATCCCAGCCGCCATCGCGGATGAGGGTggaggtgccggtgcgcctgCCTGCACCTTGCTGCGACGCAGTGCACGAAGCGCCTCCTTCACTGGTGTACAAGGGCTCGCCTGCGCTCTCGTAgagtgcgctgcggtgcgtgGGATGTCTGCCAGCTCCCCCGGTGCCGACGATGGCGGGTTCGCATTGCCAGCGCTGACCAGCGCCTTCGACTTCACAGGAGGTGGTACACCAGAGGATCCTCTATGACCGCGATCAactccagcagcacccctTCTGGGGCTCTGAGCAGAGGTCGGACTCGGCAAAGGTGACACACCATCCTCGCCGCGCCCGCCGAGCGGCTTCAAataccgctgcagcgcacggccCGGTCGTTGAAGGCGGGGGTCGCCAGCGCTCAGGGAGGCGCGctctggcgcagcagccgcagcctGGCTGGGTGAGCAGTGGTCATGAGGGTCGCCAGAaatgggggagagggcggaggggcggCGCCCCACCGCGGCATCTTCAAGCACACGCGACTCACGCCTGTCGCGACGTGCAggcagctgctccgcgtcCATGGGACGACGGGGCTGCGGCAGATGCTGTTGGCTCGTCTGCAGCACCATCCGGTGGCCGTCAATGCCACCGCCAAGGCCGGCAGTGAGCGGCGCCTTTTGGCCTCCACTGGCTGCCTCCGGCTTTGAATTGGGCAAAGATCGCCGGTCGATgtcgaaggcggcgccacgCGGGGCGCCGAgtcgcgacggcggcgagtgCAGTGGGTCAGGAGTGACGGCGCGGCGTGCCTCCGGTGCCTCGGTGCGGTtttgagagggagggtgcgcCTGTTGTGGCGAGTTCGCCGCGTACAAGActctgcgcggcggcgtctgcggcagGGGATTTCCGTTcggagcggctgccgctggacTAGGCGGCTGTTGtagcacgcgctgctgctgcggtgtcgTGGGGCGGCTTGCAGGCTCTCCAGGAGGGGCGCCGCGACGCGGGTCACGGCCAAAGACGGCTGGTTCTGCGTTGGTCGGTGTGCGGGCCGAGACGGGCTCTTTATCCTGTagtggcgatgacggcgggGAGCGGGAGGGCAGGTGAACGTTCTCCGGCTTGGCGCGGGGCTGTGGACTGCCTCTGCGCGGCGAGCGATCATCAGGGTACCCGTTCATGTTGATGTTGTTCAGATGCGGGCTGTTGCGGGGGTCGTTGTTGCGGAGAGGAGAAACAGCCATCCGCTGATTCTCCAGAACGCGGCGCAGTTCTTCTTTGCGCATCCTGTTGCGTCGCTCACGGGCCTCGATTTCTTCCTTCTGCCGCTTCAGGTACGCCTCGTGCTTGCGACGCATGTACGCGTGGATCGTCTCTTTTGCCTTCTCGTCCGAGTTGCGGCCGTACCGGGCTATGATGGCGTCCACACGGCGCATATCAGCGTGAAATGCATCCGCTGCATTGGGAGAGGGCCCAGgggccggtgccgctgccgctgctggcaatgctgcagcggcaagacCACGCCGAtccccagcgccgccgagggTAACTTTGATGCGCAGCGGAGGTGTGTGATGCGGCTCCTCAAGAGGTCGCTGGGCGAGGGGCGGGGGGACAGCACCGCTCGGGGATTCGGCTGGAGCGGGTCTGGCGCCACCGCCCGGCAGCAGAGGATTGGCGATGGGTCTCTTCTGGCAGGGACTGTAGAAGCGGTGAGCTTCGTTGCCTTGCTTTGGACTCGCCGTGGGGCTTTGCGGGACGGCAGCGGACGGCTTTggccccaccgccgctggcgcgccaccgccgcgttcGGGGGAGGCCATCGGCGAATGCGATGGCGTCGTCGGTGGCTGGAATACTGGGGATAAATTTTGACGCGCCATCGCGAGAGCAGCCGCCTGCCCAGGTGATACCCCGTCCTTGGCGACTGCGCGAGGGGAGAGCTTCGGAGAGGGCTGCGGAGAGCTGCCCTTGCGCTCCTCCTGATCCATGCCGCCTTCGAAGTCGATGATGTCCTTTAAGCGCACCCGGCACTGGGTGGCGAGCATTAAGTTCTCCTCTAGCTGCTCAAGAGAGCggcgcatcagcggcaggGCGAGTGTCTGCTTGATGCTGGGCCGCTTAGCTGGGTCCTTCTGGAGACACCAGTCAACCATCTTGCGGAAGTCCGAGGAGTACTGGC is from Leishmania infantum JPCM5 genome chromosome 32 and encodes:
- a CDS encoding putative protein kinase gives rise to the protein MDKYQRVKVLGKGSFGSAILIKRKTDGLLFVVKEVGMTRMSKKERDEARHECTVLQQLQHPNIVRYVEQFENNNNLYIVMEYCDGGDLAEKVKHSRGPMKESSMLYYFSQICLAIEYLHARHILHRDIKTMNVFLMKNGAVKLGDFGISTVLRTTMGMANTVCGTPYYFSPELCRNRPYNNKSDIWALGVLLYECATGGRHPFDGTSMNQLMQRIVQGHYAPLSSQYSSDFRKMVDWCLQKDPAKRPSIKQTLALPLMRRSLEQLEENLMLATQCRVRLKDIIDFEGGMDQEERKGSSPQPSPKLSPRAVAKDGVSPGQAAALAMARQNLSPVFQPPTTPSHSPMASPERGGGAPAAVGPKPSAAVPQSPTASPKQGNEAHRFYSPCQKRPIANPLLPGGGARPAPAESPSGAVPPPLAQRPLEEPHHTPPLRIKVTLGGAGDRRGLAAAALPAAAAAPAPGPSPNAADAFHADMRRVDAIIARYGRNSDEKAKETIHAYMRRKHEAYLKRQKEEIEARERRNRMRKEELRRVLENQRMAVSPLRNNDPRNSPHLNNINMNGYPDDRSPRRGSPQPRAKPENVHLPSRSPPSSPLQDKEPVSARTPTNAEPAVFGRDPRRGAPPGEPASRPTTPQQQRVLQQPPSPAAAAPNGNPLPQTPPRRVLYAANSPQQAHPPSQNRTEAPEARRAVTPDPLHSPPSRLGAPRGAAFDIDRRSLPNSKPEAASGGQKAPLTAGLGGGIDGHRMVLQTSQQHLPQPRRPMDAEQLPARRDRRESRVLEDAAVGRRPSALSPISGDPHDHCSPSQAAAAAPERASLSAGDPRLQRPGRALQRYLKPLGGRGEDGVSPLPSPTSAQSPRRGAAGVDRGHRGSSGVPPPVKSKALVSAGNANPPSSAPGELADIPRTAAHSTRAQASPCTPVKEALRALRRSKVQAGAPAPPPSSAMAAGMKDLPAIITSPEHERGARRNHPRYRLEEAALYRGMRREQPSREDERVLVDEHRKPHHAEVSAVPNTLEALRSLRAQQDKAMRAEGGAREEVNPGGQLALLKQRQRMQQRPRQGSTSSSASVPLAPRLMTRATEAAASPRSEVPSGYDRKTPVPRDNAAARPSAAHVTALSLGDVNRGAAPSRAAPPSAHAGAPPSPKPSTGGGAGVQSSMEGYAEMLQHLKDLLQRRRVSSAGGASAPTSPTTAASALSAIENPRDPGARSPISMRNRALPPPLNPSPLGGVDMSCASDSGDSGVLVSPPHLKATRPLHPQPNAVPVVNVRPGCDAEEEDDDDFEDAVPLSPVRCTELNDAYARQQDQQEQKWRHAQEDVYTSDVDLTSAAMEEELEGEEGYTDYHKRPSSKELPKGIKS